A DNA window from Eretmochelys imbricata isolate rEreImb1 chromosome 3, rEreImb1.hap1, whole genome shotgun sequence contains the following coding sequences:
- the LOC144262417 gene encoding taste receptor type 2 member 40-like, with product MNEQCAMLRTLAVVWMFLNTLNLWFATWLSVFYCVKIANFSQPLFLCLKRRISGLMPQLLIGSFLVSLVTCFPSVNGIDRKYINNSMNNLSETTTGECQYKVDLSSSFFILSMLGYSSPFIIFMMSSILLIISLWRHSKRMEKTTSSSRDTITEVHFRAIKGLISFIFFYISYFVALVIFLLEISTINTYFLWIVIMGAYPSGHSVILILGNPKLKRVAVRALHYAGCRLRDAVSQNCS from the coding sequence ATGAATGAACAGTGTGCTATGTTGAGAACATTGGCTGTTGTCTGGATGTTTCTAAATACTCTCAATCTATGGTTTGCCACCTGGCTCAGTGTCTTCTACTGCGTGAAGATCGCCAACTTCAGCCAACCTCTCTTCCTCTGCCTGAAGCGGAGAATATCAGGGCTAATGCCACAGCTACTCATAGGATCCTTTCTGGTCTCCTTGGTCACCTGTTTCCCTTCAGTTAATGGCATAGACAGAAAGTACATAAACAATTCAATGAATAATCTGTCAGAAACCACCACAGGCGAATGTCAATATAAGGTTGATTTATCTTCTAGCTTCTTTATTTTGTCCATGCTTGGATATTCCTCTCCCTTCATTATATTTATGATGTCCTCCATACTGTTAATCATTTCCCTGTGGAGACACAGCAAGAGGATGGAAAAAACCACGAGCAGCTCCAGGGACACCATTACCGAGGTTCATTTCAGAGCAATTAAAGGACTGATCTCTTTCATCTTCTTCTATATTTCTTATTTTGTGGCACTAGTAATATTTTTGTTAGAAATATCTACCATCAACACCTACTTCTTATGGATAGTGATAATGGGTGCGTATCCCTCTGGGCACTCTGTTATCCTAATTCTGGGTAATCCCAAACTGAAGAGGGTAGCAGTGAGGGCTTTGCACTATGCTGGATGCAGGCTGAGAGATGCGGTTTCACAGAACTGCTCATGA